CGTGCTGATCCGCGCATGGCCGCCCAGATCATCAAGGAATGGGTGAACAACGATGAGTGATGCCGGTATCCGTCGGAGCGCAGTGCTGCTCTTCAGTCTGGGCCAGGCCGATGCGGTCGAGGTGTTCAAGTACCTCGGGCCGAAGGAAGTCCAGAAGATCTCGACCATGATGACCCAGATCACCAACCTAGGCCGGGACGAAATCATGCAGGCGGCCCAGCTGTTCCGTGACGAGGCACAGATGCGTGCCTCGATCGATGCATCCGACGAATTCCTGAAGCGGGTGCTGACCGAGGCGCTGGGAGAGGACAAGGCGTCCAACCTCCTAGACAAGATCACCCAGGGCAACGACCACACCGGTATCGAAAGCCTCAAGTGGATGGACCCGGCATCGGCTGCCGACCTGATCCGCAACGAACATCCGCAGATCATCGCCACCATTCTGGTCCACCTCGACCCGGACCAGTCCAGTGCCATCCTCCAGAACTTTACCGACCGCCTGCGCAACGATGTTCTGCTGCGGATTGCCACGCTGGAAGGTGTACAGCCGCAGGCCCTGCGCGAACTCAATGACGTGCTCACCCAGCTGCTGTCCGGCTCCGACCGCATCAAGAAGAGTGCCATGGGCGGTATCCAGCTGACGGCCGAGATCCTCAACTTCATGGGGGCCAACGTCGAGCATTCGGCGCTAGGATCCATCCGTGAATACGACCCGGAACTGGCTCAGCGCATCCAGGACAAGATGTTCGTGTTCGAAAACCTGCGCGATCTCGACAACCGGTCGATCCAGGTCCTGCTGCGCGAAGTGTCGAGCGAGTCGCTTATCCTGGCGCTCAAGGGCACCAGCAACGAGCTCAAGGAAAAGATCTTCAAGAACATGTCGTCGCGTGCGGCCGAAATGCTGCGCGACGATTTCGAGGCCAAGGGTCCGGTCAAGGTGTCGGAAGTCGAAGCCGAACAGAAGGAAATCCTCAAGATCGTGCGCAAGCTCGCCGACGATGGCCAGATCGTAATGGCCGGCAAGGGAGGCGAGGAAGGTGTCGTCGAGTAAGTCATCCCTGCGCCCCCTGCCTGGCGAAGCGGTCAGCTGGCAGCGCTGGGAGCTGGCCCCGCTGGATGCGCCAAAGCCCGATGCGCTGGCCGGAGTTGATCTGGAGGCACTGGCCCAGGCGCTGGAGGCAGGAGCCTTGCCGACAGTGGAGGAGGCCGAAGGCGTCGAGGACGATACCGCAGGCGGAGACGAACCGGCCGGGGAGGAGGAGCCTTCGCCGCCAAGCGAGGACGTGACCGAAAGCGTGCAGCTGGCGTATCCGACGGCAGCCGAGCTGGAAGCCATCCATCAGGAAGCGTACCAGGCCGGTTTTGCCGCCGGGGAGGCCGAAGGCCATTCGGCAGGCCGGCAGGCCGGCCGGGATGAAGTCGTGGCCGAGCTGCGGCCGCAACTGCTGGCCGAGTTGCAGGCACTCGAAGCCCTGCGGACGGCGCTGGATGCCCGCGTGGCGGCACTGGATGCCGAAGTGGCTCCGCAATTGAGTGCGCTGGCGTTGAGTTGCGCGCAACGCATTGTCGCGGACCATGTCCGCAATTCGGCTCATGCCATCGAGCCTTTGCTGCTGCCGGTACTGGCCGGACTGGGCCGGCAATGGCAGCAGGCCCGCCTGCGGGTACACCCCGATGATCTGGCGCTGGTGCAGACGGTTACGGCCCGTGAGGCAGCAGAAGTACGCTGGCAGTTTGTCGCCGATCCGCTCATCGAGCGTGGCGGTTGCCTGCTCGAAGGGCCGTCCGGCCGGATGGACCTGACCCTGGCTGCCCGCTGGGCCGCCTTGCAGGATGCGCTGGGTGTCGAGCCACTGCCCGTTGATCCGCTTCCGTCTGAACCCGATACGGTGATCCAGCATGGCAGCACCGTGTAATCCCTGGCATGACTATCTGGCAGCCTGCTGTGCCACGGCCGGGCAGGCCGTGCTGGACCGGCCGCGGGGCTATCTGACGCGCGTCACCGGACTGGTGATGGAGGCCGTCGGCGTCCGTCTGCCGGTCGGTGGCGGTGCCTGGGTGACATTGCCGGACGGGCGGCGCATCGAAGCCGAAGTCGTCGGTTTTAACGGCGACGTGCTGTACCTGATGCCGGTCAGCTCCGTGCAGGGGCTGCTGCCGGGCGCAGCGGTCGAGCCCGACTGGCCGGTCAGTCCGCCTGTGTTTGGTCACGCGGCAACGCTGGATGCAGCCCAGGGTGGGCGTCGCGTACCGGTGGGCATGAAACTGCTGGGGCGGATTGTCGACTCCCTGGGGCGTCCGCTGGACGAAGCCGGCCCTGTGCATCCGGATACTTTTTATCCCCTGCATGCGGCCCCGATCAATCCGCTGGACCGTGACCCGGTGCGCTCCAGCATGGATGTCGGCGTGCGCGCCATCAACGGCCTGCTGACCGTGGGGCGTGGCCAGCGTCTGGGCTTGTTTGCCGGCTCCGGCGTGGGTAAATCCGTTCTGCTGGGCATGATGGCCAAGTACACGCGCGCCGATGTGGTGGTGGTCGGGCTGATTGGTGAACGGGGTCGCGAGGTCAAGGACTTCATCGAGAACATCCTTGGAGAAGAAGGCCTGGCGCGGGCCGTGGTGGTTGCGGCACCGGCGGATACGCCGCCGCTGATGCGCCTGCATGGTGCGGCCTATGCAACTGCGCTGGCCGAGTATTACCGCGACCAGGGTCTGGACGTATTGCTGCTGATGGATTCGGTCACCCGCTATGCCATGGCGCAGCGCGAAATTGCCCTGGCCATTGGCGAACCGCCGGTGACCCGTGGCTATCCGCCTTCAGTGTTTGCCAAGCTGCCGCAGCTGATCGAGCGTGCGGGCAACGGCCGGGCCGGTGGCGGTTCGATTACCGCTTTCTATACCGTGCTGTCCGAAGGCGATGATCAGCAGGACCCGGTTGCTGACAGCTCGCGTGCCATTCTGGACGGTCACTTCGTGCTCAACCGGCGGCTGGCCGAGGCAGGGCATTATCCGGCAATCGACATCGAGCAATCGATCAGCCGGGTGATGGTCGATGTAGTCTCGGCCGATCATGTCGCCAGCGCCCGTCGTTTCAAGCAGTTCTACTCGCGCTACCAGCGCAATCTTGACCTGATCAGTGTCGGTGCCTATGTATCCGGTGCTGATCCCATGCTGGACGAGGCCATTCGCCGGCATGACATGATGGAGTCGTTCCTGATCCAGCCTGCGCATAAAGCCAGTTTTTTTGCCGAATCGGTGACGGCGCTCAATGCCACGCTGAGTGGTACATAACGCATCGTGGCCGCACCAAGCCGTTATGCCTTGCTGCTGCGTCTGGCCAGCGAGCGTACTGACCGGGCAGCCAAACAGCTGGGGCAGTCGCAGCAAAGGCTGCAAGCTGCCGAGGCCAAGCTCATGCAGCTGTCGCAATATCTGGGCGAGTATCGCCAGCAGCGGCTGGCACGTGCCAGCCAGGGAATGGGAGCACTCCAGTGGAACGATTTTCAGCGCTTTCTCGAGCGTCTGGAAGATGCCGAGCGCAGCCAGCAGCGAGACTGTGAGTGGTGCCGGCAGGCCGTCGAGCAGGCGCGCCAGCAATGGCAGGAGGCCCGTCAGCATCAGCGCGCCATGGAAACCCTGACCGAGCAGGAAGCAATGCGCCTGTTGGCCGAACAGACGCGGCGCGAACAGAAACAGACGGATGAACTGGCAACCCGTGCCTTCATGCGCAAAGATTGATGATGGGTGGATTGTGTACAATCTGCCAAAACCTGGCGCGTTACTTGCTAGTATCCCAGCCGCTTTTGACCTCTCGCTGACGACAAGCCCATGACCATCACTGTTTCTCCTGCTGTCCCGAATGCTGCCGTGGCTCCGGCTCAACAAGCCGGACGTCAGGATGCCGAGCCGTCGTCCCTGGGGGTGTTTGCCGAACTGGTGCAGGCACAGGTCGAATCGATGAGCGGCGAAGCCGGGCATATCGTCAGCGAGGCGGACAAGAAAGATCCGAAGGATGCCGAGCCTGATGCCGACGTAACGGATCTGGCGGCCCTGCTGGGGTTGCCGGCCAGTCTGACTGCGGCACCTGTCGAGCCGCGCGCCTTGCCGCAACAGGCTTCCGACAAGGGGGAGCCGCGGCTGGCCGGGTCGCAGGAAACCAAAGGAAATGGCGAAACACTGCTGGATGCCGTGAAAGGCCAGCTGGCTGACCAGGCCTCTCGTGATACGGGCAAGGTAAACGGACTGGAACGCAAGGGGAGCGAGTCGAATGCCCTTGCTGCAGGCGAGGCGGAAACTGCTGACGCCAAGGCCGGAGATACGGGAGAGGCCGGTTCGGACGGCAAGCCGCTGGTTCCGCTGGCCCAGAGTACCGTGCAAAGCCGGGGTGAAGGGCTGGTGTCAACTCTTGCCGCCTCGGCCAAGGACGACGGCAAGGCTGACCGGCACAACTTGCCGGAGCCTGGTGTGAAATCAGCTCTTGAGTCGTTGAATCCACTGATGGCATCGGCTGACAAAACGGACAAATCCCACGCCGTGGCCTCTGAGCGCACGCCGCTGAACCTGCCCGTGCAGACACAAGTTGGCCGGCCGGGGTGGAGCGAGGAAGTAGGCAAGAACATCAGCCTGATGCTGCGGCACCGGCTGGACGGGGCGCAGATGCAGCTGAATCCTGCTCATCTGGGGCCGATTGAAATCAGCCTCAAGCTGTCCGCCGACAACCAGATGAGCGTGTCGTTTGTGGCCGCTTCGGCCCAGACGCGGGACGCTCTGGAACAGGGCATGAACCGGCTGGCCCAGATGCTGTCCGGACAAGGTGTCCAGCTGGCGGATGCCCAGGTGTCGTCAGGGCAGTACGGGGATGGACGGCAGGCCCAAGAGTTCGCCGGTAACGGTAACCCGGGGCAGGAGCGGCAGCGTGCCGATGCGCCAGTGTTTTCCCTGGACATGCGTGATGAAACACCGGCCGGAATCGCGGCTCCGCGCGAGACGCCGCTCAGGCCCGATGGTCTTGTCAGTGTATTCGCATGATTTGATTTTGAGGCTTTCGCGGGCGGGGGAAATCCGCGAAAATGTGCGCAAGATTATTCACCTCTCATGAGATAGGCATAAATGGCAAGTCTGACCGAAGCGTCCGCACCTGCATCGGGTGGTGGTAAAAAACTCATGATCGTGATTGGCCTGCTGGGGCTGGTGGTTTTGCTGCTGGCCGGTGCTGTCGGTTACCTGTTCCTGAACAAGCCCGATCCTGCGGCGGCACACGAAGCAGCACCTGCTGCCAAGCACGTACCGGTGTTTGAGAAAATCGATACGTTTGTCGTCAATCTGGGCGGGCACGACACCGTGTTGCAGACCGAGCTGCAAGTCGAGCTGAGTGACGAGGCCGGGCGTGAAATGCTCAAGCAGTACATGCCGCGCATCCGCAACAACCTGATCATGCTGCTCTCCAGCAAGACAGCCGACGAGGTCGCAACGGCCGAAGGCAAGGCGCGCCTGCGCGGACAGATCCGCAGCGTGATCAACGAATCGCTGGCAGAAACCGGCCGGCGCGACGTGGTGCGTTCGGTGGTGTTCAATTCCTTCATCGTCCAGCTGCAATAAGAACCGGTACTCATGGCTGACGACATCCTTTCGCAGGAAGAGGTTGATGCGCTACTGCGCGGTGTAACCGGCGACGACCAGGACGAAGACCTTTCTGCTGCCAGTTCGGTCAAGAACTACGACATCGGCCGCCAGGAACGCATCGTGCGCGGCCGCATGCCGACGCTTGAAATCATCAACGAGCGTTTTGCCCGCAACCTGCGCATTGGCCTGTTCAACTTCATCCGCCGCAACGCCGAGATTTCCGTCGGGCCGGTCAAGGTCCAGAAATACAGCGAATTCATCCGCAACCTGGTCGTGCCGACCAACCTCAACCTGTGTCATGTCAAGCCGCTGCGTGGTACGGCATTGCTGATTTTCGATCCGGACCTGGTGTTCCTGGTGGTGGACAACCTGTTCGGCTCGGACGGTCGCTACCACGTACGGGTTGAAGGGCGTGACTTTACGCCGACCGAGCAACGCATCATCCGGCGCCTGCTGGACGTGGTGTTTTCCGAATACCAGAAAGCATGGGAACCGGTCTATCCGATCGAATTCCTGTACATGCGCTCGGAAATGAACACCCAGTTTGCCAATATCGCCACCCCGACCGAAGTCGTGGTATCGATGACGTTCCGCATCGAGCTGGGTGCCGGTGGTGGTGATTTCCACGTGTGCATGCCGTACTCCATGGTGGAGCCGATCCGGGACCAGCTGTCTTCCACCATGGCTGCTGACCGGACCGAAATCGACAACCGCTGGGTCAGCCTCCTGTCGCGCCAGGTGCAGATTGCCGAGGTCGAGCTGGTGGCAACGCTTGCAGAAGCCCAGATCACGCTGGGAGACATCCTGAACCTCAAGACCGGGGACGTGATCCCGGTCGAGATTCCGGAAAGCATCGTGGCCGACGTATCGGGCATTCCCGTGCTGGACTGCCGCTACGGCACTGCCAACGGCCAGTATGCCTTGCGGGTCGAGCGCCTGCTGGCCGGCGCACATGAACTTGAACAAGGCCTGAACTGAACCGGGCCTACCTGTCAGAATGACCAGCCGGCATCCGCCGGCTGCAAGCGAGACGCAAAAGATGAACGACGAAGTCACCATGGACGACTGGGCTGCCGCTCTGGCCGAGCAGCAGACCTCCGCCACTGATGCGCCGGTTGCCGATGCTGCCGCCGATGGCAGCGTGCAGAATGCCAACCTGTTCCAGGAGTTCGGCGCCTCCGCACCGGCATCGACCGGTGCGCCCCAGAATCTCGACATGATCCTGGACATCCCGGTCAACATGACCGTGGAGCTGGGGCGTACCAAGATCGCCATCCGCAACCTGCTGCAGCTGGCGCAGGGCTCGGTGGTGGAACTGGACGGCCTCGCCGGTGAACCGATGGACGTGCTGGTCAACGGCTGCCTGATTGCCCAGGGTGAAGTGGTGGTGGTGAACGACAAGTTCGGTATCCGCCTGACCGACATCATCACGCCGGCAGAACGCCTGCGCCGGTTGCAAAAGTGATCCGGCACCATCCGGTCGCCCTCGGGGTGCTGCTGCTGGCTGCACCCCTTTTTGCTGCGGCTTCGGCAGAATCCCTGCCGTCTCCGCTGGGCAGCCTCATGCAGGTAGCCCTGTCGCTCGGAGTCGTGCTGGCCCTGATCTGGGGGCTGGCGTGGCTGGTCCGCCGGGTAGGGCAGGTGGGGCCGGCAGGCGCGCGCGTGGTCCGGCAGGTCGGCGGAACACTGATAGGCGGGCGCGAGCGGGTGGTCGTGGTCGAAGTGGCCGGCCGCTGGCTGGTGCTGGGCGTGACCAGCCAGCAGGTGACCCTGCTGACCGAACTGGACGCCCCGCCAGCGAGCCTTCCTGCCGATCCGGTACCTTCTTCTTCCCGTAACGGTTTTGCTGCCCGCCTGGCTGATGTCATGGCGCGTGGCCGTTCTTCCTCGTCCTCGTCATGAAGTCCCGTTTCCTCTTTGCCCTGCCTTGGCTGGCGATGGGCGGACTGCTGGTGGCCGATGCCGCTGCCGCACCGAACATCCCGTTCATGAATGCCAGTCCTGCCGGCGGTGCCGGTACGCAGTACTCGCTGTCGCTCGAGATGCTGCTGTTCCTGACCAGTCTGACCTTCATTCCGGCTCTGCTGCTGATGATGACGGCGTTTACCCGCATCGTGATCGTGCTGTCGCTGTTGCGGCAGGCGATCGGCCTGATGCAGTCGCCACCCAACCAGGTGATTGTCGGTCTGTCACTGTTCCTGACCCTGTTTGTCATGGCGCCGGTGTTTGACCAGGCCTACCGAGAAGCCTGGCTGCCGTATTCCGACAGCCAGATGAATTTCATGCAGGCGGCTGAAAAAGGCGTCCAGCCGTTCAAGGGCTTCATGCTGAAACAGACGCGGGAAAAGGACTTGGCTTTTTTTGTCGAGATTGCCCGCGAAGCGCCTCCGGCCACTCCGGCAGACGTCAGCCTGAAAACCCTGATTCCGGCCTTCGTGGTCAGTGAGCTGAAAACCGCGTTCCAGATCGGATTCATGGTGTTCATTCCGTTCCTGATCATTGACCTGGTGGTGGCCAGCGTGCTGATGGCCATGGGCATGATGATGGTGTCGCCGGTGATCATTTCGCTGCCGTTCAAGCTGATGCTGTTTGTGCTGGTGGACGGCTGGACGTTGCTGATCGGTTCGCTGGTCCAGAGTTTTTACCTGACATGACGTTCCGTCTGTTGCCACTGGCAGAATCCTGCCTGCCCGCCTGTCTGGAGCTGGCCTGTGCCAGCGTCGCCGGACTGGCTGGCCGGCAATACGACGAGCGCCAGCGTGCAGCGTGGGTAACGGCATTGCAGCAGTCTGCGCCGGGCTGGCCTGCCTGCCTGCGGGCCGGATCGGGCTGGCTGGCGCTGGATGCAGAGGGGCAGCCGGCTGGATTTGCCTGGCGGGTGGCGGCAGAGGTGGACATGCTGTATGTCGCACCGGCAACGGCCCGGCGAGGCATCGGCAGGGCCCTGCTGGCGCGCTTGACAGACGACATGGCCGGTCAGCCCGGGCCGTGGCTGGCCGCTGTCAGTGATACGGCCTTGCCGCTGTTCGAGCAGGCCGGCTGGCAGTGTTGCGAACGGGAAGTGGTGGTGCGTGACGGGGTGGAAATACCCCGTTCGCGGATGAAACATGTCTCCGGAGCTGCCGGGGACCAGTCTGTGACAGGAGAGTGAAATGACGCCGGAACATGTCATCAATCTGGTGCAGAACGCACTGCTGATCCTGATCCTGATCGCGTCGCCGCTGCTGGCGGTGTCGCTGGGCGTGGGCCTTCTGGTCAGCGTGTTTCAGGCCGCGACGCAGATCAACGAAATGACGCTGACCTTCATCCCCAAGCTGCTGGCCATGTTCCTGACGGTGATCCTGGCCGGGCCGTGGATGCTGCGCACGCTGACGGACTTTACCATCCGGCTGTATTCGTCCATTCCACAGATGATCGGTTGACGTGCTGGCGCTGACTGACGCTGAAATCCGCCTTTTGCTGTCCACTTACCTGTGGCCGCTGTTCCGGGTCATGGGCTTTCTGCTGGCGGACCCCCTGTTTGGTACCAAGGCCGTGCCACGGCGGGTGAAGGTGGTGCTGGCGATTGCCCTGACGTTGCTGCTGGTGCCGTTGCTGCCACCCATGCCGGCGGTACCGGTGGTATCGGGCGAAGGTGTGTTCATCATCGTGCAGCAATTGCTGATCGGCGTTGCCATGGGGTTTGCCATGCGGCTGGTGATTACCGCCGTCGAGCTGGCAGGGGCCATGATCGGCATGCAGATGGGCCTGGGCTTTGCCATGCAGTTTGATCCGATGATGGGGGCGCAGGTGCCGTCCCTGTCGCGGCTGCTGACACTGTCGACCTATCTGGTGCTGCTGTCTTTCAACGGACACCTGATCATGCTGGGGACCGTGGCGGAAAGCTTTACGTTGTTTCCGATCAGTCTGGACCCCTTGCCTGCGGCGGGGTTGCAGCTGGTGGCGGCCTGGGGCGGCAAGATGCTGGCTCTGGCATTGTGGCTGTCGCTGCCGGTGGTGGTGGCATTGCTGATCACCAACCTGGCGATCGGCGTGATGACCCGGGCTGCACCGCAGTTCAACATTTTCAGTTTCGGCTTTCCGCTGACGCTGCTGATCGGCTTCGTGGTGCTGTATTACGCACTGCCTTTCATGGGGCAGGCCTTGCAGCAGCTCTATCTGCAAGGCTTTGAACTGATGCGGCAGACCTTGATGGTCAAGGGTGGCGGCGGCGCTTGAGCCGATGCTAGAATCAGCGCAAATACCGGTATTTTCATCCTGACAAACCCGCCTGTGCGGGTTTTTTCGATACTCACGAGGTTGCAACATGGCTGGTCACAGCAAGTGGGCGAACATTCAGCACCGCAAAGGTCGCCAGGACGCCAAGCGCGGCAAAATCTTTACCCGTCTGATCAAGGAAATCACCGTCGCGGCCAAGATGGGAGGCGCCGATCTGGGCTCCAACCCGCGTCTGCGTCTGGCCGTAGACAAGGCCAAGGCCGAGTCGATGCCGAAGGACAATATCGAAAACGCCATCAAGCGCGGCGCCGGCCTGCTTGATGGTGTGGACTATATCGAATGCCGCTACGAAGGCTATGGCATTGGCGGTGCGGCAGTGATGGTGGACTGCCTGACCGACAACAAGACCCGTACCGTGGCCGATGTACGTCATGCTTTCAGCAAGTTTGGCGGCAACATGGGCACCGACGGCTGCGTGGCATTCCAGTTTACCCACTGTGGTTATCTGGTGTTTGCGCCCGGTACCGATGAAGACGCACTGATGGAAGCCGCGCTGGAGTCCGGTGCCGACGACGTGGTCAGCAACGACGACGGTTCGATCGAGGTGATCACCGACCCCAACAGCTTTTCCGACATCAAGGATGCACTGGAAGCCAAGGGCTTCAAGGCCGAGATGGGAGAAGTCACCATGCGTGCCCAGAACGAGACCGAGCTGAGCGGGGACGATGCTGTCCGGATGCAAAAGCTTCTGGATGCGCTGGAAGACCTGGACGATGTGCAGGAGGTGTATACCTCGGCCGTACTCGATGCATAAGCCTTTTCCCTTCCCGGGATGACGACCGCCGGCCTGCTTGCCGGCGGTTTGTTTTGCCGGATATCGGCAAGCCAGATTTTGTGAGCAGGGCGGCAATGGCTGGGGTAGACTGCCCCGAATTGACAGCGTGCCGCTTGAATTCGCCACGGTTGCGCCCACTTTTCAGCGCAACCACGAAACACTATCCAGAGATTGCTACATGTCGCAAAGCGATTCACCCCAAACTGCCACTCCGATTCCGCTGTTGCCCCTGCGGGATGTCGTGGTGTTTCCGCACATGGTCATCCCGCTGTTTGTCGGCCGTCCCAAGTCCATCAAGGCGCTGGAGCGCGCCATGGCGGAAGACAAGCAGATCCTGCTGGTAGCGCAGAAATCCGCCGTGAAGGATGAACCGGCCATTGATGACCTGTACGCGGTCGGCACCCTGGCGTCGGTATTGCAGATGCTCAAGCTGCCGGACGGTACGGTCAAGGTGTTGGTCGAAGGCAAGCAGCGTGCCCATGTGCAGGGCGTGACCGAAGACGACGGCTTTTTCATGGCCGACGCCGGGCTGGTGGTGGCCGAGCCTGCCAACGACAACGAGCTGGAAGCCATGCGGCGTACGCTGCTGACCCAGTTCGAGCAGTACGTCAAACTCAGCAAGAAGATCGCTCCCGAGGTACTGGCAACCCTGTCCGGCATCGAAAACGCCAGCCGTCTGGCCGACACCATTGCCGCCTACCTGCCGCTCAAGCTGGAGCAGCGGCAGGAAATGCTGGAAATGCTGGATACCGGCCGCCGTATGGAACGGTTGCTGGCCCAGATCGAGTCGGAAATCGACATCCTTCAGGTCGAGAAGCGCATCCGTGGCCGGGTCAAGCGGCAAATGGAAAAGAGCCAGCGCGAGTATTACCTCAACGAACAGGTCAAGGCGATCCAGAAAGAGCTGGGCGAGGAAGATGAGTCCGCCGAGTTCGACGAACTGGAAAAAAAGATCAAGGCCGCAGGCATGTCCAAGGAAGGCAAGGACAAGGCCCTGTCCGAGCTGAAAAAGCTGCGCATGATGTCGCCGCAATCGGCTGAAGCGACCGTGGTGCGCAACTATATCGAC
The nucleotide sequence above comes from Laribacter hongkongensis DSM 14985. Encoded proteins:
- a CDS encoding YebC/PmpR family DNA-binding transcriptional regulator, with the translated sequence MAGHSKWANIQHRKGRQDAKRGKIFTRLIKEITVAAKMGGADLGSNPRLRLAVDKAKAESMPKDNIENAIKRGAGLLDGVDYIECRYEGYGIGGAAVMVDCLTDNKTRTVADVRHAFSKFGGNMGTDGCVAFQFTHCGYLVFAPGTDEDALMEAALESGADDVVSNDDGSIEVITDPNSFSDIKDALEAKGFKAEMGEVTMRAQNETELSGDDAVRMQKLLDALEDLDDVQEVYTSAVLDA